GACCCAGACCCCGCCGACAAGCATCCTCAATAACGCGCCACGGTGGTCCCATCCCCCTGGCAATCAGGTGGTCCCATCACCCTGGCAAGCGACAGGTATCGATAAATGATCCCCTCGACCATCGAGCGGGCATCCCGAAAAGGCCTGCCCTTCTTACCTGTTCGGACAGGTAGAAGGTCTTCGATCAATGACCATTGAGCATCGGTGAGCAGCTGAAACCGCGACATGCCCTAAGTCTCAACCGAAACACCCGAAACATTTGTCAGACACGCCCTAGCCGATAGGCGTTACATCAGCAATCACGTAAGTCAGATCAGTCACGCTCCAGCCATCAGCCTTCGTCGCCGCAGTGGTTGCCTGTGTTGATCGTCCGCTACAAGCCGGTGGCCAAAATGCTTCGGTGTTACGCCGAGTACCGAGGTACGAAGCAAGTCCGGCCACTCGGAATACGTTAATGGTCAACGGTGGTCGACACTAACCAGTCATCTCTTGCCGATTCGTTAGAGCCGCCGAACCGTCGCTGCCGAAGCCTCCCATGGATCCACCGTCGCCCCCCGTTGCCGCGGTTGACCCCATCACCGCCGCTCAGGAAGACCATTTGCAGTCGAGCCCCCCGGGGAACATCTAGACCGGTCAGACCTTGCGTCATCCGTGATCGAGCAACTGGAACTGAACCCCACCGACTGGGTTCGCGAGCGAACCGAACGGATTCTGGAGCAGGGCGACACCGCCGGCGTCGAGGTTTCCGACCGTCCAGTCGTCCTGTTCACCACTGTCGGCGCCAAGAGCGGTAGAAGCGGTACGTGCCCTTGATGCGCGTCGAGGAGAACGGCCGCTACGCCATGTTTGCGTCCAAGGCGGGATCCCAAGGATCCGACCTGGTACCACAATGTCAAAGCGAACCCGACAGTGACTGTTCGGGACGGCGACAAGGTGGTAACCATGACCGCCCGCGGGTGCACGGCACCGAGCGCGAGCACTGGTGGAAGCTGGCCGTCGAGGCCCACCCGCCGTACGCGGTATACCAGACCAGGACCGATCAGGTCATTTCGGCCTTCGTCATCGAGTAGAGCGCAGCGGCTTACGGTCGTGGCAGCTTGCGGTGCAGTGGATTCGTGCTGACCGGTGCGGGCGGCCGCTTTCGCTGGGGAATGCGGTCGACCACCGCCGGAGTGTCGGCGGTCGCCCGCGTGGTGTCTTGTAACCGCATGGCGGAGCTTGCGCCGGAGCCGAGCGCCGGTGCGCCGATCATCCGGCGGGCCGGTTGGCCGCACTGCACACACGCCGCGGTATCGGGCGGCGACGAAATCGGATGCTGCTCGGTGAAATCGGGGCAGCCCTGCGCGCATCGGAACTTATACAAGGGCACGCATATCACCATAAGTCCATAGCGATCCCGAGCGCGCCCGCTGTGACAGGGCTACGTTGAAATGACAGCCCGTTCCGACCGCCCAGTCATG
The window above is part of the Mycolicibacterium rutilum genome. Proteins encoded here:
- a CDS encoding transposase, translated to MSRFQLLTDAQWSLIEDLLPVRTGKKGRPFRDARSMVEGIIYRYLSLARVMGPPDCQGDGTTVARY
- a CDS encoding PNPOx family protein, translated to MIEQLELNPTDWVRERTERILEQGDTAGVEVSDRPVVLFTTVGAKSGRSGTCP